CCCTCTCACCGCCTCCTCCAGCTGATGGAGAGGGCAAAGAAACCCCAGACCTTCCCCGCAGAGAGGACATGACACCCTGTGCCCCAAGCCGCACCTATGGACCATTTGGGGAAGATCTCTAGGGACAGCCGCGCCAAAATCCCCCCGGGAGAAAGCAGGGAAGCGTCGTTGTCTTGTGCTCCTTGAGCCTGCCCTGGCTGTCCTACCTTAGGGGGAGAGCGGCCGGTGCCGAAACTCGCCCAGAGGTGTAACGACCGGTGGGGAACGGGGTCCCTGCGGTGTTTGGGAGACACAAGGCGGGGGAGCGCTGATGGCGGGAGAGAGACAGGGACAGAATAAACGTGTCCCAAACAAGTGCCTTTCTTCTCAAGCTGAATAACTAGCTCACAAAGGCGGTGATAACGCGGAGAGGCTGAAGTACTGGACCTTAAAACTCGGCAAGGTTCAGAGACCTTCTGGTCGTtatcttgggggaaaaaaaaaaaaaataaaaggcatagCAATTTCTCGGGATAAGGAATGGACCATTCCCGTCCTCATGCGGCTGCTCTGGGATAAACTTGCTCCTTGAAGCAGCACCGTGGATGCCGGAGCCCAGGCAGATGCCCACCTTCCCACCTTCAGCGGTGGCCCCAATGCTGTTTCCAAGCCCGGGTTGGTGCCAGGGAGCTGGACCAGGAACTGGACTGTCCCGGGTGTGATGCTGCTGACACCCACAGGGCACCCAAAGCTGCGAAGGAGCTCCTTTGACAGAAATCAGGGCCCCCAGTTCCCGAGCAGCCCTCACGGCAGCGAGCCGACCAGCCGTGACACACAACTCCCGAATTCAGCCCCCGACATTCAGCCCCAGAAGCATTTAGAGACTACACTATCTCAGGGTATCTAATCCTGGTTCTTCCCCAAATATGGGAATTGTCCCCATTCCTGCTTTCTGCTAAACACGTGTTTTTCTGACAGCCTTCATCCCTGTCCTGGGCGGGTATGTGATAGCTGTaagatgttttttttccatttccatagACACGAAATCGTTTTCCATACGACTACTGCTATCAATTCCCTGTCTCCCATGGGAAGGGAGTCGCAAGAACGCCTTCTTTTCCCAAAGGACCACTtccatgagggaaaaaaaaaatatatatatgtgtatatatatatatacaataacatatataaataaaagaaaagaaggagttactggggaaaaaaaaaaaaacaaaccaacaaaaaccaaacaaacaaccccctaAAAGGTCAAAAACTTCCAGACGTATTTgaatactttgattttttatttgatCGCTATTGTTggaattttcagagaaaatccTGATGGAAACCAGAGGTTTTAAGCAGAGTGAAGATTGTATGTGAACACACCTCAGTTAAAAAGGAGATTTGGTGCTGTGTGTATTTACCTGCAGATAAAGGCAGCAGACAAACGAATCTCGATGGATCAAGGACTTTAAAACCAGGCCCATAGCTACACCctaaagaaaactgaaggtaAATCTTGGGTGGTAGATCttttctgcctgcagcactggcCTTGTCCAGGGCCCTGTACAAGAAAGATCTTTCCTTACTAGTctcaaaataattctttcttttttctttctttttttttttttttttttagttttcagtgCTTCTTAAGTCTAACGTCAAACATACCGGCCATGatttgatactttttttttacaggtaACCGAAATAATACGCCGAAGGGCAAAGATTTAATGAATACCTGGTCTGAGAAGGGAAAGTGAGTGAAAGCGGGTGTCGGTCCGACAGCATTTCAGGGAGTCTGGTGCTTTCAACGGTTATCACTAATTTAAGTGAAAATCCAACCTGCACAGTCTCCCTAATATTAAGTAGGTTACAGCTTTAAACATAACTCTTTTTAGGAAGAAATGGAGCGATCGATCGCTGCCATTTCAACAGTTATGgcactcttaaaaataaaaaaaggcaagcacaCGAACCACATCGAAACACGGGTCTTCCCTACCAAGCATCCCCCACCACATCATCCTGAGCTTGAGGTCCTCCCTCCACCAAAGCTCCCGGGTGGCTCGATGGGAAACGCTCCCGAAAACCCGGTCCCCGGAGGGGTTGACATTTTCAGTAACCTTTTCTCTAAGCGAGAGCGGCCACTCCACTCCGCCTAAGCATCCATCACTCCTCCTCCGGAGGCATCGGGATGAGCCGGGGGAGCGGGCTGAGGGCAGGGACCCGCTCCCCGGTGCCCGCTCCAGCGCTGCCCGACCCGCGGCGCTCCCCGGCACACGGCCGGGTCCTGCCGGTACCTACCCAGGGTCGAGAAATCCCGTTTGATTGCCCAGGTACCCACCCGAGGGACTGCGTGCGCTTGGGCGCTCTCAGCCAACGCTGCAGACTCGGTTAGCATCACTTAATGAACTCTCACATCTCCGGCCATCCTCCCGAGACCTTTAAAGTAGGGCTTCTCCTTCCCgggggtatttttttaatgcaatgcTTCACGCCAaacaaaggtttaaaaaaatgaattcgCACTTCTGCTGCGTTTGGAAACTCCGTCTAAATAGGTAATGGCAAGGGACTGCGACTCTGGGACCCAGGATAGCTGCTAACTGCTGATGTGAAGGTGTGTAGATATGTTGCTCAGCATATTTTCGAGGCCCTTCGGGAGGATGCCGGAGAGCACACCGTGCCGATGCAGGCTGTCGGGATGATACGGATTGCTGGGAATATTTCTgatgaacattttttaaatgtacagtTTTATTCCTTGTTCTCCAGTGGGTTCATCTCTGCAGGGATAACTTCTCACGCTATCTGTAGCAAGGGTCAGAGCCGTGACCTAAATTAAGGTAGTTATCATTGCCGAACATTAATGTCACGAGTTTTGTCCCTATTAAacggggaagggaggaaggggagaagaaaaaatagggACGGGGAGGTGGGGGAAAGGGGGCAGAATCGGAGCGGACACGCCCGAGTGCACACCCAGGCTTGCAGGCGGCTCTAATGAGACACGGGGCCTGAGCCAGGAGCCCCGGCACCGCAGGACCCGGTGCTTTCCCGGGGAGCCGCTCCTGGACGCGGCACCGGCTCCCACGGGGGTGGGGGTCGCTCCCGGGACTCGCTCCCGGTCGCAGTGCGGAGGCAAAgctcggcccggcccggcggtaAAGCTGCTCCGGAGCGATGAGGATGAAACCTGCCGGGGCTCTCTATAACTAAAACGCTTGAAGGGTTGGGAGAGGAATGGAGGGGCTCCCTCGGGGCTGGTATCTCTCTCTCTTGGCGTGGTGACACAAAGCGAGGAgcccccaggtccttctccagCCAGGCACAAGCCGGTTCCCCCGGGGACTGTGCCACTTCCCAAATAGAAGAGTCCAGCGTTCACAGCTGGAGAGGAGGCAGAGCTACTGGGGCTGGGCTGATTTTCCCCCTCGGGTCACCCTTTAAATGGTTAACACAGGGTTTCTGGGTTCATTTCTGTGTcgccttttctttctcttcctctcagcTCCAAGCAGAGCTACCAGCATCTCCCCGACCGGGCCGGTTTTTGGGGAACAAAGGTTGGGGACCTGGAGGACAGCCCCTCGCCCCTGCGAGCTGCTCTCGCTGCTCTTAATGAGGATTCATTTCTTTAGCCTCCAGTCCTGGCTTTCATTACGGAGCCTGTCTCGCTCAGTTCATGGTCATTAGGCTGCAACCCAGTAACTCCCGCGCCAGATcatgtgcatttaaaaaaaaataaaaaggaaaaagaaagacctACGGTAATATTAGTAATCATTATCATCATCGTCTGGCCGGTCTAAATTAGCTACCCATTCACACAGGATTTCCACCCTGCCACCTCTCTCAAAGCAGAGGTTTTCCTCCATCAGCCCCTGTCCCGGGATGTTTTCGGGACTCCGGCGgggcgggctgggggggcagggcAGCAATGGGGACGCGCCCGTCGCCGTGGAGGTCGCCGCCTTCTCACCCGCTCGTTGGGAAGCCCGATGCTCATATAGAGGAGgtctgggttttggttttttgtttctttatgggtttttttaatccctgtCCGAAGTGGTTATGTGGGATCTTCCACTGAGCTGCTCAAATTAGTGTTTTTCCCTGGCGAAGAGGACAAGGATGCGGTGGAATACCATTTATAGTTGATATTTTcctctgattattttcttccccatttttcccctAAGGGGATCAACAAATCAAACCTGGGTCTGTGAAGTGAAGCCGAAGAGTCTCCCCTTTCCTAAGTTTCTTTGGAGTGTCACTGAACTCATGAGTTTTGTCTGTGCTTTTATGTCTCCccagctctgtcgggttttatGAAAATGAGCAGTATTGAAAGCTTTTCCATCCCGCTAGCTGTGAGCCTCACATAAATGATGTAAATGGCTcgaagggtttttttcaagtgaaCTGTGTAGATCTGTGAAAATAATATCAGGGTTTTCCGTCAGAATGAGCTTAGCACTGTACTGAGGCGTACCATAATCTGACCCGACACCTCCGACCATCTGCGCTATCTATCTGCCTTCTGATTTACCAAATCTTCGCAAGCAAAAGACAAATTGTACTTGATACTAAAGAAAAGACGGCGAGCCCCAGTCCAGCTCCATCTCTGCGAGAAATGATTGGAGAAAATGTAAATCTGTTTAATTTCGGTCTACAGGCAACTAGCAAAGAGCTTTCttaaagaaaggaagacaggagaacaaaaaacaataaggggaaaaaaagaaaaaagagaagaaaacagaagggagaaagagacAACAACAAGACGCCAAATTAAGAAGGCATTCCTTTGACAAGcgttctaaggaaaaaaaaaaggcattgcaaggagcagaggagagaaCATATTGAGCTTAATTCAAAATATATGCTGCCTTTCCGAGCATGGTCCCTAATGTTCCAGGGAAGAAATTGCCACTGAGCAGCTATATATAGAATAAAGCATGGCTTCTTGATTTTTTCTCCGTTCTCTCCAGAAAACAAACCGTATCCTCACAGCTCCGAAAGTGATTTCATCCTTGCCCCGAGGCGGCCGGAGATTGCCCCGCTCCTCCGAATGGGCAACTGGGCGCTCACctcgcccccagccccacggtcATTCTGTTGGGGCGGGGGAAACCCGCCGGGAATGATTACTACTATGTGATCAATATTTCCAAAGATTCCTGAAATCTGCTTTAAGTCGCTGTCCTGACCTACAAATGACTTCTCACTCCCTGCGACTCTTCTCGGCGTCTATTCAGGGCCACTCAGCcgaaaacaatgttttaaatgtaaaaaaaaaaaaataaattataaagcATTAGTCGAACGGAGAAGGACGTTGGGGTCTTTGCAGATAATTCCTCGTCTTAACAGGGTTAGAAAATCACCTATAGATAGAAGGGGGAGAGTTTTTCCCTAAATCTCGGCTCTTTTTGCGGTGCACCCGCTGCATCCATTGTCACTGATACTCCCAGCATCACTGTCACGCAGCCGATTTTTTATCTGATTTCTCAGCCCCGCCGCGTCCCCCTCTCCAACCCGGGTCCGCCGAGCTCTGTGCGTGCAGCACCGGGCCGGACCCCAAATCTCTCCTGGGGAGGGTGTAGGGGGTCCCGGCCATCCCACCGCGGGGGCCGTTCCCTTCAACTTTCCGGCAGAGAACGGCAGCGGGTgccccacctccctcccctgTATCTTGCCGCTCCAGGGACGGGTGAGCTGGTCTGCCCCTGCCCGGAGCAGAGAGGCAGCCGGCGGGGTCGCGGTCCCCAGGGAGCGAgccaggccgggccgggccgccccgggGAGCGAGgcggggagccggggcggggagcggggcggggagcggggcggggaggTGCCGCCagccggcggcgcggggcctTCCGCCGTGATTGGCAGCAGCTGACAGTGAGTGGCAGCCCCGCCATGGAAACCCGGGAGCCAATCTGCCGAGCCCGGCAGCAAATCAGCCGCTCCCGcagcagcgcggcggcggcgcggagctAGGCttgtgccttttatttttttccttttcttttttttcttttttttctttttttcccccttccctccccctcccgCTCCCCACGCCCGCCCTCCCCcctgctccatcctcctcctcctctcccctgcccacagcccccagTCGCCGGAGCCGCCGAGCGCTCCCCATCGCCTCTCCGCCCTCCACTGTCCCTCCCGCGGCAGCTCCGCCGGCACCGGAGCCGGCAGAAGCGGAGCGAGGGGCGGCCGCCCGGGCCGCTGCCCGCTTCCCCGCCGCGGGGGtgtgcgcggcggcggcgggcatCGCCGGGGGTGCGCGGAGCGAGAAGCGGAGCCCGGCGCCGCCTCCATGTTCCAACTGCCCATCCTCAATTTCAGCCCGCAGCAGGTCGCCGGGGTATGCGAGACCCTGGAGGAGAGCGGGGACATCGAGCGCCTGGGGCGCTTCCTCTGGTCCCTGCCCGTGGCCCCTGCGGCCTGCGAGGCCCTCAACAAGAACGAGTCGGTGCTGAGAGCCCGAGCCATCGTGGCCTTCCACACCGGGAACTACCGGGAGCTCTATCACATCCTGGAGAACCACAAGTTCACCAAGGAGTCCCACGCCAAACTGCAAGCCCTCTGGCTGGAAGCGCATTACCAGGAGGCGGAGAAGCTGCGGGGCCGACCCCTGGGGCCGGTGGACAAGTACCGGGTGAGGAAGAAGTTCCCGCTGCCCCGCACCATCTGGGACGGCGAGCAGAAGACACATTGCTTCAAGGAGCGGACGAGGCATTTGCTGCGGGAGTGGTACCTGCAGGACCCTTACCCCAACCCCAGCAAAAAGCGGGAACTGGCTCAGGCCACGGGACTTACCCCCACGCAAGTGGGCAACTGGTTCAAAAACCGCAGGCAAAGGGATAGGGCAGCAGCCGCTAAGAACAGGTAAGGTGCTGCCCGTCCCGTCGGGGCACAGGACCGCACGCCTTCGGGAGACTTCACCCCCGTCCGGCGAGGCCGGGGAACCGGGGCGGGGGCGGTGGGAGGCTGCGCCGCCCCGGCCTCGTTCCCTCGGGGGACGGGGAAACGAGCCCAAACTTCCTGGGAAATGCAGCGAGATAAAGTGGGAGCGGCGGGAAAGCCCTGCGTCTTGtattattgatttattttcaccTGGGCTGGGGTCCTCGCCCAGGCTCCCCCTTGGCCGCCTttaggggagaggggagggggggaagagACTGCCCGGGCCCCGCGGCTGGCGGAGCTGCCGTGACCCCGGCAGGAGCTGGCGGCAGAAGGGCCGTATTCAGCGGCGAGGCGGAAAGAAACCCCCTCTTCAAAGTTTTGTCCGGACATATAGATACCCATTTCATACATGTCTATCTGGAGCAGAGCCGACAATGCCCCTCCGCGGGCCCTGCTCGTTTGCAGCGAGCTGCCTTGCCCTAAACCTCTGCCGCAACCAGCCGGGGACGTTTATTgggatatttttcttatttctctttttaaaatttttttttctttaaatcttaaAGAACAAAATTCGTGGCTCTAAATGCACGGTGTTTCCCCTACACTAGCGGCACAAGCAGATGCCCCAGGAAGTGGGAAAGGGAGCAGAGTCCCCCCCATTATCTCCTGTCCCGGAGCCCGAGGCAGGGGGATCCCAGTTGTCACCCCGCCTGCCCCTGCGCTCGGTCGGGCAGCCGCACGCCGAGTAAATGGGTGCTGTCACCCACAGCCCCTTTTCATCGGCTGAGAGGGGAGATGCAGGGCCTGCTGGAGCGGAGCCGCCGcctgggagatgctgcagggaacGACCGAGCCCTCGGATGAGGGGAGAGGCTGCGGAGCGGGGGACAGCCACCCCCCGGGCGTGCCGGCTGAGGAGCGGGGCTAGCCCGGGGGTAGGCGCCCAGTTTCTCAGGCAGAGCCGCCAGACTGGGATAACTGGTGTGAACTGGAGGTGGGGGCATCGGCATGGGGTTGCCTGTCGAGAGAGTCCTTGTGAGGAGAAGCAGGGGGCTGTCGGCGGGTTCCCGGGGCGCGGGGGCCAGGCGGTGATGCTGTGTGTGCCGGTTCCTTGCAGGCTACAGCAGCAGGTCCTAACGCAGGGCTCGGTGCGGTCGTTGCAAGCGGAGGAGGAGAGCGGCGGGGAGGCGGTGGGGGCCGCCTCCAGCCCCGCAGCCAGCCTCTCCAGCAAAGCGGCCACCTCCGCCATCTCCATCACATCCAGCGACAGTGAATGTGACATCTGACACCACCGCCATGACAAACCGGGGGGAGCGGGAGGTCCAGCTCACCgttgcctgcctgcctgccgaCGCGGCCGGAGCAGCGGGGCTTGCAATCGCCCGGTCCCGGTCGCCAAACCCGGGCTACCGAGCGCTCCCCAGCCACACGCCGCCCGGCCGCACCTcccgcccagccccgcagcagaCTGCATTAAAAAACGTGATAAAAATCGTTGTCGCCTTTATTTCGAAGGATTTGCAGAATTGAtgcctaaaaaagaaaataagaaaaaataaagaaaacccacaaaatgttaaaaatacacaacaacaaaagaacgAATGccaagttgaaaaaaaaaaaaaaaaaagcctgagcGCCTGCCCTTGTCAAGCGGGGGTGTTTCATGTTGAAAAGACGCTGTTcttttggttgggttttgctttactttgaAAGGggtttttatacatatatatatattgtttatttacttatttaagGGATTGCTATGGTAgattttttctattattattattattaattattattattttttgcttgttcTCTATGTGCACAGGTGACTTGTAGAGCATGTGCAGGACGAAACTGTATGAAGCAGCCTAAAACCATAATAAAATATTCGGTGAACGACCCTCGCATTTGCTTTGAAATGACAGTGTCTGTCTCAAGCCCGCCAGTTTACGCAGAGCAGATCTCCGAGGCCACGGGTATTTCAGCATCAGTGCGGTAGCGACAGAAACAGCGGGGTCCCCGGGACCGGGGGCGATGTTTGTGGAAGTCAGAGAGCCGGGGGGAGCCCGAGAAGGTGAgagagcggggccggggctggcggaGGATGCAGGTTcccggggaagggaaggagaaggtaTCGCCTCAGCTTCTCCTCTCTCAAGGACTGAGGCTTTTGGAATTATCAGCGGCGAATTTTCGGACGGGGcgaggaaaaaggaaggaaaaaaaaaaaagagggagtgggggaaagaaaaaaaaaaaaagagagagaagaaagaagtgcTAGGGGACAGCCCAGCCGAGGAAGCCAAGCTTCCTGCCTCTACCTGGCAAACGCAAGGAGGAGGAATTCACAACCCTCCATGGCCGGGAAGGGCCGGATCGGGGGCGAAATAACCCCAAATCGCGGCCCCTGCGACGTGTCAGGGGCTGAACCCACCCGTCCGCCTCCCTCGCTTTGTTTTGCGGCGGTTTTGCTGGAGGAGACCAAACGCCAGGTCTAAGGGACGtgctaagctttttttttttttccccctagcaGAAGGATTTTATATTATACAATTTGACATTGATCTTTAAATCGCCTGAGCTGTGCTTTTTTCGTCTGCTCGGTCTCATCGCGTTTACTTCCCTGTCCTCAGAGAGATGCCTCCCCGGTAAGCTGATTGCTCGGCTCGTTTTATTTAGCAGGAGAAGCCTCGCACCGGGGGAAGGCGGGTAGAACCGCCAGAAATGCCCCAGCCCCGCTCGGCTGCAGCTCCCCTGAACGGccgggggggcacaggggcCATTTCAGCTCCCTGAGAGAATAAATCACTCCTGCTGCCTTTTATCGAGAGGGGGATTCCTGTCTCAGCAGTGGTTTTCCCCCCCTCTACCTAAGTTTGAATTTAAAGCCCGAAAGGCGTTGGCACCGCCGATGTCTAGATTTGCGTTTCATCCCCAGCGCATGTGCGTTGGTTTTCCTTACAGACCATCACAGGGACGGGGCAGGTGGCAGGTATTCATTAGCTGGTTTTTAAGTCTGTTTACAAGCAACTATCTCCCTGGCGGGGTGTAATTTAGGGTGCCGGAAGAGGCAAATAAGCTGTGTTTTGCCAGTGCGGGAGCAGCGggaggctggggagaggagcGGGGGCAGCGCAGCGGGTTTCCAGCTCCTTTTGGGGGTTCGGAACCCATCTTGCACCCCAACCCTGAGCAAGATTTTTTGCCTCTTAAACCCCAGTCGGTTTGTTCCCGACAGAGCTGAGAAAGAGGATCCCGGCTTTGCTTCTCAAACCTCAAACGAGGTGGGGTTTTTGCCTTGATTTTGGGGTTGAGGGGTTCGCTGTCGGGCAGCGCTCCCCACTCAGGAGTTTTCTGGGGGGAGAGCAAAAGCAAATTTCACGCCCAAAACGGAATCAACTGAAACACACGGcgttatttatttccttccccGGGAACCGGTGAAGCGAATTGCAATTTCTCCATTGGCTTCTACGGGCAGAGTAGCTGGCGTTTATTGTGGGAAAATAAAGCTTTCGAAAAGACACAGAGAGAGGCGGAAAATTATGTGAACGTATCCGCTCAGTCTCTGATAACGCGGAATTTCTTTCTAACTAAAAAAGATGGAATTTGGACAATAGGCAGCGTCGTGAATAATATGTATTTCGACAAAGGGTTTGAGTGGTGTAAAGGATGCCGGATCTCCCGAGTGGGCGAGGGAAGGACTCCCGCCGATGCTCTGTgccctcagcagcagccagggcacaAATCAACCTCTTCTGACACGGCTGCCGGGAGGGGAGCGGAGCACGGGGGTACCCGGAGAGgagcagccccgctccccgcttggtgtgggggggtcaggggagcCGAACGTCTCCCAGCCCCGCTACTTCACCGCCGGAGCTCCGCGGGGGCCGCGTTTGACTGTACTGGTAAGAGCCACggaggaaaaagcttttttctcttgttttatttattttttgcttccttCCGCCCTTTCCCTGACTGCATTGAAAGGGAATGCCTTTCG
Above is a window of Caloenas nicobarica isolate bCalNic1 chromosome 5, bCalNic1.hap1, whole genome shotgun sequence DNA encoding:
- the SIX6 gene encoding homeobox protein SIX6, which encodes MFQLPILNFSPQQVAGVCETLEESGDIERLGRFLWSLPVAPAACEALNKNESVLRARAIVAFHTGNYRELYHILENHKFTKESHAKLQALWLEAHYQEAEKLRGRPLGPVDKYRVRKKFPLPRTIWDGEQKTHCFKERTRHLLREWYLQDPYPNPSKKRELAQATGLTPTQVGNWFKNRRQRDRAAAAKNRLQQQVLTQGSVRSLQAEEESGGEAVGAASSPAASLSSKAATSAISITSSDSECDI